In Polynucleobacter sp. TUM22923, one genomic interval encodes:
- the dnaB gene encoding replicative DNA helicase, whose protein sequence is MAESRTRPLMPNSGMMGSGDPVIQALKVPPHSVEAEQSLLGGLLIDNAAWDRLGGVLTDKDFYRPEHALIYKVIQRLVGDNHPADVITVHEAVKSEQGGDLVGIDYLNSLAQSTPSAANIKGYADIVRDRSILRRLIEVSDNIVNSAFVPEGRSVRTLLDEAESRILQIGEEGSRKADYLEIEPLLRTVVARIDELYNRQGGSDITGIATGFIDLDKQTSGLQKGDLVIVAGRPSMGKTAFALNIAENVALAEGLPVVVFSMEMSGEQLASRLLGSVGRVDQSRMRTGKLQDDEWPRVTDAIARLSNTQILIDETGALSSLELRARARRIARNFGGTLGLVVIDYLQLMSGSGSENRATEISEISRSLKSLAKELQCPVVALSQLNRGLEQRPNKRPIMSDLRESGAIEQDADLIMFIYRDEVYHPDTTTDKGMAEIIIGKQRNGPIGTVRLSWQGPYTKFDNLAAGSIGYSSGGYEPF, encoded by the coding sequence ATGGCTGAATCCCGCACCCGTCCCCTTATGCCTAATTCCGGCATGATGGGGTCTGGGGATCCAGTCATTCAGGCTTTAAAAGTACCACCACATTCTGTAGAAGCCGAGCAGTCTTTGCTCGGCGGTCTGCTGATCGATAACGCAGCCTGGGATCGCCTAGGCGGAGTGTTAACAGATAAAGATTTCTATCGCCCTGAACATGCTTTGATCTATAAGGTCATTCAACGTTTGGTTGGTGATAATCATCCTGCTGACGTCATTACTGTTCATGAGGCTGTTAAGTCTGAGCAGGGTGGTGATTTGGTTGGGATAGATTACCTAAATTCCCTAGCGCAAAGCACACCAAGTGCCGCAAACATTAAAGGCTATGCCGATATTGTGCGTGATCGCAGTATTCTGCGTCGCTTGATTGAAGTATCTGACAATATTGTCAACTCCGCATTTGTCCCCGAAGGGCGTTCTGTCAGAACACTGTTGGATGAGGCGGAATCTCGTATTTTGCAAATCGGTGAAGAGGGTAGTCGCAAAGCTGACTATCTTGAAATTGAACCCCTTTTAAGAACTGTTGTTGCCCGTATTGATGAGCTTTACAACCGTCAAGGCGGCAGCGATATCACTGGTATTGCCACTGGTTTTATTGACCTGGACAAGCAAACGAGCGGCCTGCAAAAAGGTGACCTCGTCATTGTTGCTGGAAGACCCTCCATGGGAAAAACTGCGTTCGCCTTAAATATTGCAGAGAACGTAGCATTAGCCGAAGGTCTACCAGTCGTGGTTTTCTCGATGGAGATGTCAGGTGAGCAGCTGGCTTCTCGTTTGTTGGGCTCTGTAGGGCGCGTTGACCAAAGCAGAATGCGAACGGGAAAATTACAGGACGATGAGTGGCCACGCGTTACGGATGCGATCGCACGACTCAGTAATACCCAAATTTTGATTGATGAGACTGGCGCTTTATCGAGCCTAGAGTTGCGCGCGCGCGCGCGGCGGATTGCTCGCAATTTCGGTGGCACGCTAGGCCTCGTTGTCATTGACTACTTGCAGCTCATGAGTGGATCAGGTTCTGAGAATCGTGCAACAGAAATCTCTGAGATTTCACGCTCCCTCAAATCCCTGGCAAAAGAATTGCAATGCCCGGTTGTTGCCTTGTCACAGTTAAATCGTGGTCTTGAGCAACGTCCCAATAAGCGGCCAATCATGTCTGATTTGCGAGAGTCGGGTGCGATCGAGCAGGATGCTGACTTAATTATGTTTATCTATCGTGATGAGGTTTATCACCCAGATACGACAACTGATAAAGGAATGGCAGAGATCATCATTGGCAAGCAGCGTAATGGACCGATTGGTACTGTACGATTAAGCTGGCAAGGTCCTTATACCAAGTTTGATAATTTGGCAGCAGGTTCTATCGGCTACTCT
- the rplI gene encoding 50S ribosomal protein L9 codes for MQIILLEKVINLGNLGDIVRVKDGYARNFLIPQRKARRATETAIADFAVRRAELEKLAAEKLAAAQVVSTKLKDLVLEVRQKAGVDGRLFGSVTNHDIADALKAKGFVIEKASVRMPTGPLKMVGDHPVAVGVHTDVVVDITIRVVGEQA; via the coding sequence ATGCAAATTATTCTTCTAGAAAAAGTAATCAACTTGGGTAACCTTGGCGACATCGTTCGCGTTAAAGATGGTTACGCTCGCAACTTCCTTATTCCTCAACGCAAAGCCCGTCGTGCTACTGAAACAGCTATTGCTGATTTTGCAGTTCGTCGCGCCGAGTTAGAGAAGTTAGCTGCTGAGAAATTAGCTGCTGCGCAAGTGGTCAGCACAAAGCTCAAAGACTTAGTTCTCGAGGTTCGTCAAAAAGCGGGTGTCGACGGTCGTTTGTTTGGTTCTGTAACCAATCATGACATCGCTGATGCTTTAAAAGCTAAAGGTTTTGTGATTGAAAAGGCTTCTGTACGTATGCCTACTGGCCCATTAAAAATGGTTGGTGATCACCCTGTAGCGGTTGGAGTTCATACCGACGTTGTGGTCGACATCACTATTCGTGTTGTTGGTGAGCAAGCGTAA
- the rpsR gene encoding 30S ribosomal protein S18, whose product MAFGKKPDFKKKPAQNPLFKRKRYCRFTVAGVEQIDYKDVDTLKDFIGENAKITPARLTGTKAKYQRQLDTAIKRARYLALLPFSDQHKK is encoded by the coding sequence ATGGCGTTTGGAAAGAAACCCGATTTCAAAAAGAAACCAGCTCAGAACCCATTGTTCAAGCGTAAGCGTTACTGCCGTTTCACTGTTGCTGGTGTAGAGCAGATTGACTACAAAGATGTCGATACATTGAAGGACTTCATTGGCGAAAACGCCAAGATCACTCCTGCACGTTTAACAGGTACAAAAGCAAAGTATCAGCGTCAACTAGACACTGCTATTAAGCGTGCTCGTTACTTGGCTTTATTGCCATTCTCCGATCAACACAAGAAATAA
- the priB gene encoding primosomal replication protein N, giving the protein MNHFSLTALLVSKDAIRFTPAGIPVMHCQLEHSGEVSEVGVARKIQMNVEAIAIGPIQKGLEQMDLGAQAVFEGFLAPKSLRNQRLVFHITHIQLKN; this is encoded by the coding sequence TTGAATCATTTCAGCCTTACTGCACTCTTGGTATCCAAAGACGCCATTCGATTTACCCCAGCCGGAATACCCGTCATGCATTGCCAGCTAGAACATAGCGGCGAAGTTAGCGAAGTAGGAGTAGCTAGGAAAATTCAGATGAACGTTGAAGCCATAGCAATCGGCCCAATACAAAAGGGTCTAGAGCAAATGGATTTAGGAGCCCAGGCAGTATTTGAAGGATTTTTAGCGCCAAAGTCTCTACGCAATCAAAGACTAGTTTTCCATATCACCCATATTCAATTGAAAAATTAA
- the rpsF gene encoding 30S ribosomal protein S6, whose product MRHYEIVFIVHPDQSEQVPAMIDRYKATLAAAGGKVHRIEDWGRRQMAYMIDKLAKAHYVCMNIECDQKTLDELEHAFKFNDAVLRHLIIKTKKAETEPSIMMKEVNREEARKSAQTEAPAVTAAAAA is encoded by the coding sequence ATGCGTCATTATGAAATCGTCTTTATCGTCCACCCGGACCAAAGCGAGCAAGTACCTGCAATGATTGATCGCTACAAAGCGACATTAGCTGCAGCCGGTGGCAAGGTCCATCGTATCGAAGATTGGGGTCGTCGTCAGATGGCTTACATGATTGATAAGCTTGCTAAAGCCCATTACGTTTGTATGAATATTGAGTGCGACCAGAAAACACTGGATGAGCTCGAGCATGCATTCAAATTTAACGATGCTGTTTTGCGTCACCTCATTATCAAGACGAAGAAAGCTGAAACTGAGCCTTCGATCATGATGAAAGAAGTGAATCGTGAAGAAGCGCGCAAATCAGCTCAAACCGAAGCTCCTGCAGTTACTGCAGCAGCAGCGGCTTAA
- a CDS encoding asparaginase, whose amino-acid sequence MSLYSPNTEQSPHILILGMGGTIAGIAPNPEQNPLQYRAGQVDIQDLVSQIEEAVPAGLKLITRQVANINSRNMSEELMTELGLVVQQALNDAAVKGIVITHGTDTMEETGLFLQATCGKLALKQSKRVIVTGSMLPSNAPHADGPSNLLDALRWASTPPENCPGGIYAVLSGRGCLAMDLSKRHATALNAPIQSSPSSSVTLINPSWLSGVKAVQAAWIEDFPIPGAGDWPWVEILTSHAGARSQTISHWLTSKVEGLILAGSGSGGFHDAWKIPLEGALSKQVALVRTSRTGAGDTLANIPEIDLAGCMASGALSAPRARIALQLALYAAQQAKIAGKALTWQDFFARIANLPVIR is encoded by the coding sequence ATGAGTCTATATTCACCAAATACTGAGCAATCCCCCCATATCTTGATTTTAGGTATGGGCGGCACTATTGCAGGGATTGCCCCAAACCCTGAGCAGAACCCCTTGCAATACCGTGCTGGACAGGTCGATATTCAAGATCTAGTCAGTCAGATTGAAGAGGCTGTTCCTGCTGGCTTAAAGCTGATTACTCGCCAAGTCGCTAACATCAATAGCCGAAATATGAGCGAAGAGCTTATGACGGAGCTTGGTTTGGTGGTTCAGCAGGCCCTCAATGATGCTGCGGTAAAAGGGATAGTCATTACTCATGGCACCGATACGATGGAAGAGACGGGTCTATTTCTTCAGGCGACATGTGGAAAATTAGCGCTTAAGCAAAGTAAGAGGGTGATTGTGACTGGCTCTATGCTTCCGAGTAACGCACCACATGCTGATGGACCATCCAATCTACTGGATGCCCTAAGGTGGGCATCCACCCCGCCCGAAAACTGTCCGGGCGGAATTTATGCGGTGCTCAGTGGGCGCGGTTGTTTGGCGATGGATTTATCAAAACGCCATGCTACAGCCTTGAATGCCCCCATACAGAGCTCCCCCTCTAGCTCTGTAACCTTGATTAACCCCTCATGGCTTTCTGGAGTGAAGGCGGTTCAGGCTGCCTGGATCGAAGATTTTCCGATTCCTGGTGCGGGTGATTGGCCCTGGGTAGAGATTTTGACCAGTCATGCCGGTGCTCGCAGTCAAACTATTAGTCACTGGCTTACAAGCAAGGTTGAGGGATTGATTCTGGCGGGCTCTGGCTCAGGGGGGTTTCACGATGCCTGGAAAATCCCTTTAGAAGGGGCCCTTTCAAAACAAGTTGCCTTAGTTAGAACGAGTAGGACGGGGGCTGGGGATACTTTAGCCAATATCCCAGAAATAGATTTAGCGGGATGCATGGCTTCAGGGGCGCTTTCTGCTCCCAGGGCCAGAATTGCCTTGCAACTGGCACTCTACGCAGCACAGCAAGCAAAAATAGCCGGTAAAGCCCTGACTTGGCAGGATTTTTTTGCTAGAATAGCGAACTTACCAGTAATTCGGTAG
- the lexA gene encoding transcriptional repressor LexA, protein MDINTVEFTEELTALPKLTSRQSQILDLITNAIDESGSPPTRAEIATQLGFASANAAEEHLRALAKKGYIELTPGTSRGIRIPQRFNQSHNPNKYRQMSLPSGALQQLTLPLIGRVAAGSPIMAIEHIEKQVPIDPSLFSKGADYLLKVVGMSMRDAGILDGDYLAVKKTTEVRNGDIVVARLDDEVTVKRWNQKQTAGGMVVELQAENPDFKNILVDSRQSNFAIEGQAVGLIRAGGL, encoded by the coding sequence ATGGATATAAATACAGTCGAATTTACTGAGGAGCTGACTGCCCTCCCAAAACTGACTTCACGCCAAAGTCAGATTCTGGACTTAATTACCAATGCCATTGATGAAAGCGGCTCCCCACCTACGCGGGCAGAAATTGCCACCCAACTAGGGTTTGCATCGGCTAACGCAGCCGAGGAACATTTACGAGCCTTGGCAAAAAAAGGCTATATCGAGTTGACCCCAGGAACCTCTCGTGGCATTCGGATTCCACAGCGCTTTAATCAATCGCATAATCCAAATAAATATCGCCAGATGTCTTTGCCCTCTGGCGCGCTTCAACAACTCACACTCCCCCTTATTGGTCGTGTCGCTGCAGGCTCTCCCATCATGGCCATCGAGCATATTGAAAAACAAGTACCGATTGACCCAAGCTTATTTAGCAAGGGTGCAGACTACTTGCTGAAAGTTGTCGGAATGAGCATGCGTGATGCAGGGATTTTGGATGGCGATTACTTGGCAGTAAAGAAAACTACTGAAGTTCGCAATGGCGATATTGTTGTTGCTCGTCTAGACGATGAAGTTACCGTCAAACGTTGGAACCAAAAGCAAACTGCAGGCGGTATGGTGGTGGAGCTACAAGCTGAAAACCCTGACTTCAAAAATATTCTCGTGGATAGCCGTCAATCAAATTTTGCTATTGAAGGACAGGCAGTTGGGTTAATTCGGGCTGGCGGGCTGTAA
- the pgsA gene encoding CDP-diacylglycerol--glycerol-3-phosphate 3-phosphatidyltransferase, which translates to MPFNLPIALTWLRVAAIPLLVAVFYLPNGWLSPFEKNIVATIIFVFAALTDWLDGFLARRMKQESAFGQFLDPVADKLIVAASLLVLLNMDRVQVWVALIIIGREITISALREWMALLGAGKSVAVHLVGKLKTTAQLIAIPFLLLNDTLFGWLDCARLGTWLIWIACFLTLWSMFYYLKKALPQLIDKAQ; encoded by the coding sequence ATGCCTTTTAATCTACCTATTGCGCTGACTTGGTTGCGCGTTGCCGCAATCCCGCTTTTGGTTGCAGTGTTCTATCTTCCCAATGGCTGGCTTTCTCCCTTTGAGAAAAATATTGTTGCCACGATTATTTTTGTATTCGCTGCACTGACTGATTGGTTGGATGGTTTCTTGGCGCGCCGCATGAAGCAGGAGTCGGCGTTTGGTCAATTTCTTGATCCTGTGGCGGATAAGCTCATCGTTGCTGCCTCGCTATTAGTACTGCTCAATATGGATCGCGTTCAGGTCTGGGTGGCCCTCATTATTATTGGACGTGAAATCACCATCTCCGCTCTTCGGGAGTGGATGGCGCTCTTGGGAGCTGGAAAAAGTGTTGCCGTTCATCTGGTGGGGAAGTTAAAAACGACTGCACAACTGATCGCCATTCCTTTTTTATTGCTGAATGACACTTTATTTGGTTGGCTAGATTGCGCCCGATTAGGGACTTGGCTTATTTGGATTGCTTGTTTTTTAACGCTTTGGTCGATGTTCTATTACTTGAAGAAGGCCTTACCTCAGCTGATTGATAAAGCCCAATAA
- the uvrC gene encoding excinuclease ABC subunit UvrC yields MSNSLFETLYQDVKRLPGLPGVYRFFDEAGHILYVGKARHLKKRVSSYFQRTQLSPRIQLMVGKIARYETTVTRSETEALILENNLIKELAPPFNILFRDDKSYPYVMLTGHQFPRLTSYRGKIDKRNQYFGPFPNSWAVRNSVQILQKVFRLRTCEDSVFKNRSRPCLLHQIHRCSAPCVGRLSVEQYGQDVAQASRFLKGDHGRVLSELEKEMHVYSEAMEFEMAAVLRDRIADLSGVLQQQSMDTVADGEGDVDVIAVAQMEGVVCVNLAMIRGGRHLGDRAYFPKGLRSQAGELPPPTEILEAFIAQHYLEDKVEDSEATTNLIPPVLILNHPLQRAGDDGVVLDEAPPESLHDLLNAQAGKRITFLHQPQGQRRHWLSMAEGNAKIAIAKRLVETGGQLARARSLADILGLELESLEQLRIECFDISHTSGEATQASCVVYAKNTMQNSEYRRFNINDITPGDDYAAMRQVLQRRYANFQELPVEKLPQVILVDGGKGQVEMARQVLSEFGMDISLIVGVAKGEGRKVGLETLIFADGRKSLELGIDSPALLLAAQIRDEAHRFAITGMRAKRAKARTVSQLEEIEGIGAKRRQKLLARFGGLRGVSNATIEELAGVEGISTALAGQIYRQLH; encoded by the coding sequence ATGAGTAATTCGCTTTTTGAAACCCTTTATCAGGATGTTAAACGGCTGCCCGGATTGCCGGGGGTCTATCGTTTCTTTGATGAAGCGGGACATATTTTGTATGTCGGTAAAGCGCGCCACCTCAAAAAACGGGTCTCTAGCTACTTTCAGCGAACGCAGCTTTCGCCCCGTATTCAGTTGATGGTGGGCAAGATTGCTCGCTATGAAACTACGGTAACACGCTCAGAAACAGAAGCATTAATTCTTGAGAACAATCTCATTAAGGAGTTGGCCCCGCCTTTTAATATCTTATTTCGAGATGATAAATCGTATCCGTATGTGATGTTAACAGGGCATCAATTTCCGAGATTAACTTCCTATCGAGGAAAGATTGACAAGCGGAATCAATATTTCGGGCCATTCCCCAATTCATGGGCGGTACGGAACAGTGTGCAAATTTTACAAAAAGTCTTTCGCCTGCGCACCTGTGAAGATTCAGTATTTAAGAACCGCAGTCGCCCCTGTTTGTTGCATCAAATTCATCGTTGTAGTGCACCATGCGTAGGGCGCTTGAGTGTTGAGCAATACGGCCAAGACGTAGCGCAAGCAAGTCGTTTCCTAAAGGGAGATCACGGCCGAGTCTTATCTGAGCTTGAAAAAGAAATGCACGTCTACAGCGAAGCAATGGAGTTTGAGATGGCTGCAGTCTTAAGGGATCGGATTGCTGATCTCTCTGGTGTCTTACAGCAACAATCGATGGATACAGTAGCTGATGGTGAGGGTGATGTGGATGTCATTGCCGTTGCGCAAATGGAGGGTGTCGTTTGTGTGAACTTGGCCATGATTCGAGGTGGGCGTCATTTAGGCGATCGCGCTTATTTTCCGAAAGGCTTACGCTCCCAAGCGGGTGAGTTACCTCCGCCCACAGAAATTTTAGAGGCGTTCATTGCTCAGCATTATTTAGAAGACAAAGTGGAGGATAGTGAAGCTACGACTAATCTCATACCCCCAGTCCTTATATTGAATCACCCTTTACAAAGAGCAGGCGATGATGGGGTGGTATTAGATGAGGCGCCTCCAGAAAGCTTGCATGATCTTCTGAATGCGCAGGCGGGTAAGCGCATTACGTTTTTACATCAACCTCAAGGACAGAGGCGCCACTGGCTTTCAATGGCAGAAGGGAACGCCAAGATTGCTATCGCTAAACGGCTAGTAGAGACTGGCGGTCAATTAGCCAGAGCAAGGTCGTTAGCTGATATTTTAGGGCTCGAGTTAGAAAGTCTAGAGCAACTTCGAATTGAATGTTTTGATATAAGCCACACCTCAGGCGAGGCAACGCAAGCTTCTTGCGTGGTGTATGCAAAAAATACGATGCAAAATAGTGAGTACCGTCGCTTTAACATTAACGACATCACGCCGGGCGATGACTACGCAGCGATGCGCCAAGTATTGCAGCGACGCTATGCAAATTTTCAGGAGCTGCCGGTTGAGAAATTGCCTCAAGTCATTCTGGTGGACGGAGGTAAAGGTCAGGTAGAGATGGCAAGACAAGTACTTTCTGAATTCGGTATGGATATTAGTTTGATTGTGGGTGTTGCCAAAGGGGAAGGGCGTAAGGTTGGCCTAGAAACCTTAATATTTGCTGATGGCCGTAAATCTCTAGAGTTGGGTATTGATAGCCCCGCCTTATTGCTGGCTGCCCAAATTCGAGATGAAGCCCATCGCTTTGCTATTACAGGGATGAGGGCGAAGCGCGCAAAAGCCCGAACGGTCTCACAGTTGGAGGAGATTGAGGGTATTGGCGCAAAGCGTCGCCAAAAGCTGCTCGCCCGCTTTGGAGGGCTGCGCGGTGTATCTAATGCCACGATTGAGGAACTAGCTGGTGTCGAAGGCATATCTACGGCCTTGGCTGGGCAAATTTATCGACAGCTACATTGA
- the earP gene encoding elongation factor P maturation arginine rhamnosyltransferase EarP has translation MRWDIFCQIVDNYGDAGVCWRLARSLTSLHGQEVRIFCDDLQTLNLLASGVDDQLKRSIQLLPWEASLDHNRRPIITPDIVIEAFGCKLPERYVAGLLIAPKKPIIINLEYLSAEPWVVDFHGKASPQGHGLSKYFFFPGFQTNAGGILLDPIPNLSELVKAPTPQSLKKGWSKLRPNTRRISIFCYPSAPLLKWLSDLGALGENIDIVLTHGQLEQLRLSAGNTITLPDCLKLISIPFVSQDEYDWVLSQCDFNIVRGEDSFIRAQLAGKPFIWNIYPQEDRAHEVKLAAFLDLYLKESPPDLRIAITAAMTWALPSQWMRSLEPWNTHAQAWRADLLKKQADGGLAARLLSFVA, from the coding sequence ATGCGTTGGGATATTTTCTGTCAAATCGTCGATAACTATGGTGATGCTGGTGTTTGCTGGCGTCTAGCGAGAAGCTTAACAAGCCTTCACGGCCAAGAAGTGCGTATTTTTTGTGACGACCTGCAAACTCTTAATTTACTCGCTTCTGGTGTGGATGATCAACTCAAACGATCGATCCAATTACTACCCTGGGAAGCAAGCTTAGATCATAATCGCCGCCCCATTATTACGCCCGATATTGTTATAGAGGCTTTTGGATGCAAATTACCCGAGCGTTATGTTGCAGGCCTTCTCATTGCCCCCAAAAAGCCCATCATCATTAACTTAGAGTATCTCAGTGCCGAACCTTGGGTGGTGGATTTTCATGGAAAGGCTTCCCCGCAGGGGCACGGCCTTTCTAAATATTTTTTCTTTCCAGGCTTTCAGACGAATGCCGGCGGTATTTTGCTCGACCCCATTCCGAATCTGTCGGAATTAGTTAAAGCGCCCACACCGCAAAGTCTTAAAAAAGGCTGGTCAAAATTACGGCCTAATACCAGGCGGATTAGCATCTTCTGCTATCCAAGCGCCCCTTTACTAAAGTGGCTAAGCGACCTTGGCGCATTGGGTGAAAACATAGATATTGTCTTAACGCATGGTCAGTTAGAGCAATTAAGACTGAGTGCCGGCAACACCATCACACTCCCCGATTGCCTCAAACTGATTTCTATTCCCTTTGTATCCCAAGATGAATACGACTGGGTACTCTCGCAATGCGACTTCAACATCGTTCGAGGGGAGGATTCCTTTATTCGGGCACAACTAGCAGGCAAGCCCTTTATATGGAACATCTACCCACAAGAGGATCGCGCTCATGAAGTCAAACTGGCCGCTTTTCTGGATTTATATTTAAAGGAGAGTCCGCCAGATCTGAGAATCGCAATTACCGCTGCAATGACATGGGCTCTACCCAGCCAGTGGATGCGCTCTTTAGAGCCTTGGAATACCCATGCGCAGGCTTGGCGCGCTGATTTACTGAAAAAACAGGCTGATGGTGGTCTAGCTGCCCGTCTACTTAGCTTTGTAGCCTGA
- the efp gene encoding elongation factor P, with amino-acid sequence MKTAQELRVGNVVMIGTDAMVILKAEYSRSGRNSSVVKMKFKNLLSGAPNEGVFKADDKFDVVILDKKECTYSYFADPMYVFMDTEYNQYEVESDFMGDALHYLEEGMPCEVVFYEGKALSVAMPNSLVREIIYTEPAVKGDTSSGKVLKTAKLATGYELQVPLFCNTGDKIEIDTRTGEYRSRAN; translated from the coding sequence ATGAAAACAGCACAAGAACTCCGCGTAGGTAACGTAGTAATGATCGGCACCGATGCCATGGTCATTTTAAAAGCAGAATACAGCCGCTCAGGCCGCAACTCTTCTGTTGTGAAAATGAAATTTAAAAACTTGCTTTCTGGAGCGCCAAACGAAGGCGTATTTAAAGCGGATGACAAGTTTGACGTTGTGATCCTTGATAAGAAGGAGTGCACCTACTCTTACTTCGCAGATCCAATGTATGTCTTTATGGATACCGAATACAACCAGTACGAAGTGGAATCTGATTTCATGGGTGATGCATTGCATTACCTAGAAGAAGGTATGCCATGTGAAGTTGTATTCTATGAAGGTAAGGCTCTTTCTGTAGCGATGCCGAATTCTTTGGTTCGTGAAATTATTTATACAGAGCCAGCAGTCAAAGGTGACACCAGCTCAGGCAAGGTACTAAAGACGGCAAAATTAGCTACAGGCTACGAGCTACAAGTGCCTTTGTTTTGCAACACAGGCGACAAGATCGAAATCGATACTCGTACCGGTGAATACCGTAGTCGCGCCAACTGA
- the nagZ gene encoding beta-N-acetylhexosaminidase, whose protein sequence is MSKSTMKPGPITLDVMGLELNAEDCRRIKHPLTGGVILFGRNFANRQQLSKLTAQIKSLRPDVLISIDHEGGRVQRCRVDGFTHLPAMRRLGDLWTAKAKGIYPAQSAATAMAAATACGYVLASELRSCGVDFSFTPVLDLDFGRSAVIGDRAFSRDPQIVFALAKSLNEGLRLGGMANCGKHFPGHGWAEADSHVAIPVDERSLNEILNDDAKPYDWLDLSLSAVMPAHVIYPKVDKHPAGFSKVWLHSVLRQDLGFEGVIFSDDLSMEGASVAGSVVKGAQLALDAGCDAVLICNRPDLADQLLNELTVTKAKQAESMTRLNRLMPQSTALLWSPLQMEAEYQHAKGLLKQLKLIQ, encoded by the coding sequence ATGAGTAAATCTACTATGAAGCCGGGCCCTATTACCCTAGATGTCATGGGTCTTGAACTGAATGCAGAGGATTGCCGCCGCATAAAACATCCCCTGACTGGTGGCGTTATTTTGTTTGGTAGAAACTTTGCCAATCGTCAGCAGCTGAGTAAGCTGACGGCACAGATCAAAAGTTTACGCCCCGATGTATTGATCTCCATTGACCATGAGGGTGGACGGGTACAGCGTTGTAGGGTTGATGGTTTTACGCACCTACCAGCCATGCGTCGATTAGGTGATTTGTGGACGGCCAAGGCTAAAGGTATCTATCCTGCTCAATCTGCAGCTACTGCAATGGCTGCAGCCACTGCTTGTGGTTATGTTCTTGCTTCTGAATTGCGATCTTGTGGTGTGGACTTTAGTTTTACCCCAGTCTTGGATTTAGATTTTGGTCGTAGCGCAGTCATTGGCGATCGCGCTTTTAGTCGTGATCCACAAATTGTATTTGCCTTGGCTAAAAGTCTTAATGAGGGTTTGCGCTTGGGCGGCATGGCCAATTGTGGAAAGCATTTTCCGGGTCATGGTTGGGCTGAGGCCGATTCTCATGTGGCTATTCCAGTAGATGAGCGTTCATTAAATGAGATCCTCAATGATGATGCCAAGCCCTATGATTGGTTAGATTTAAGTTTATCGGCTGTCATGCCAGCGCATGTGATTTATCCAAAGGTAGATAAACATCCCGCTGGATTTTCTAAGGTTTGGTTGCATTCTGTATTACGTCAAGACTTGGGATTTGAGGGGGTAATCTTTAGTGATGATCTATCGATGGAGGGTGCTAGTGTTGCGGGCTCTGTTGTGAAAGGTGCCCAATTAGCGCTTGATGCTGGATGTGATGCGGTGCTCATTTGTAACCGCCCCGATCTCGCCGATCAATTACTCAATGAGCTCACGGTGACAAAAGCGAAGCAAGCTGAGTCGATGACTCGTTTAAATCGTCTGATGCCTCAATCTACAGCGCTATTGTGGAGTCCTCTACAGATGGAGGCTGAGTACCAACACGCTAAGGGCCTACTCAAGCAGCTTAAGCTTATTCAGTAA
- the acpS gene encoding holo-ACP synthase, whose amino-acid sequence MIIGIGTDILQIERLQAAYDRTQGRLAEKVLGPDEMIVFKQRLTRNHKRGIAFLATRFAAKEAFSKAIGLGMRMPMTWRSLQTLNEPSGKPITSYLGALAIFMQERNWEAQVTVSDELNMAIAHVIVIQK is encoded by the coding sequence ATGATTATTGGTATTGGTACAGATATCTTGCAGATTGAACGCCTTCAGGCTGCTTATGATCGAACTCAAGGGCGTCTTGCTGAAAAGGTATTGGGGCCCGATGAGATGATCGTCTTCAAACAACGTCTTACTAGAAATCACAAGCGAGGCATTGCTTTTTTAGCCACACGCTTTGCCGCTAAGGAGGCTTTCTCCAAGGCTATTGGTCTAGGCATGAGAATGCCTATGACATGGCGCTCCTTGCAAACACTCAATGAGCCAAGTGGTAAACCGATCACCTCTTACCTAGGGGCTCTGGCAATATTTATGCAAGAGCGTAATTGGGAGGCTCAGGTAACTGTTAGTGATGAGTTGAATATGGCAATTGCGCATGTCATCGTTATTCAAAAGTAA